The Saccopteryx leptura isolate mSacLep1 chromosome 2, mSacLep1_pri_phased_curated, whole genome shotgun sequence genome has a window encoding:
- the LELP1 gene encoding late cornified envelope-like proline-rich protein 1: protein MSSDDKNKPSEPKNEPKNCDPKCEQKCESKCQPSCLKKLLQRCSEKCPREKCPPPPKCPPCPPPCPPPCPRPCPPKPCKPCPPKCPPPE from the coding sequence atgtcgagtgatgataaaaataaacCTAGTGAACCCAAGAATGAGCCCAAGAACTGTGACCCCAAGTGTGAGCAAAAGTGTGAGAGCAAATGCCAGCCCAGCTGTTTAAAGAAGCTGCTGCAACGGTGCTCAGAAAAGTGCCCGCGGGAAAAGTGCCCACCACCACCAAAGTGCCCTCCATGCCCTCCGCCATGCCCCCCGCCATGCCCCCGGCCATGCCCCCCCAAGCCCTGCAAGCCCTGCCCTCCTAAATGCCCACCGCCGGAGTGA